Genomic DNA from Nitratidesulfovibrio vulgaris str. Hildenborough:
TGCCTGTTATGGCGAGGTCGCGCTCAAGCAATGCCTGCTTCCAGCGCGGCCACGAGATGCCCACGGGCAGGTTCACGGCCGTCACCGTGGGCGAGTTGACCGCGTCGGGTGCCGTCCACAATGAAAGGCCAAGTTCAGCGATACGTTTGCGGCAATGGGCGGCTACCTCGGCATGACGCCTGAACACGTTGTCCATCCCTTCGCGCAGGATGGCTTCGGCCCCGGCGGCCAGTGCGGCGATGCCGTGCCAGTAGGGGGTATAGGGGCAGCGGCCCTGCCTCTGTACGTTGCGGAACGGGGCCAGGGCGTCATACCCTTGGTAGCCGACCTCTTCGATGCGTTCCCACGCGGCGGGGCTCACTCCGACGAAGCTCATGCTGGGCGGGGCGGCAAGGCATTTCTGCGAACCGCCGAGGATGAGGTCGACGCCCCATGCGTCGGCTTCGACAGGTGCCCCCCCGACACTGGCCACGGCATCCACGTAGAACAGGGGCACCCCGAGTTCACGGCGCAGGTCGCCGAGGGCCGCAAGCGGGTTGAGCGTGCCCGAAGGTGTCTCGCAGTGGACGGCGGTGAGCATGTGCGGCCTGAACCGGGCGATGGCCTCTTCGATGGGTGCCAGGGCCTCGCGGGTCGCCCCTATGGTCTCGTCA
This window encodes:
- a CDS encoding pyridoxal-phosphate-dependent aminotransferase family protein, which gives rise to MRYTTIPMVPGPVTLHPDVLAALARDYPSGQVDEAFMPLYTHTGVALGALMGTANDVVLMTGEGMLALWGALKSTLRPGDKVLSVGTGVFGDGIGDMAASIGCEVCKVSLPYDETIGATREALAPIEEAIARFRPHMLTAVHCETPSGTLNPLAALGDLRRELGVPLFYVDAVASVGGAPVEADAWGVDLILGGSQKCLAAPPSMSFVGVSPAAWERIEEVGYQGYDALAPFRNVQRQGRCPYTPYWHGIAALAAGAEAILREGMDNVFRRHAEVAAHCRKRIAELGLSLWTAPDAVNSPTVTAVNLPVGISWPRWKQALLERDLAITGSFGPMAGKVFRIGHMGTQAHFDLVDAALDVIAGTLHGMR